A single window of Mycolicibacterium madagascariense DNA harbors:
- a CDS encoding MFS transporter has translation MTNPAATRTAGRLPVVAWALWDCGATGVNAIVVTFVYGVYLTQQVGAGLPGPTTPASWLGRVLTIAGLCVAVLAPATGVLVDPPHRRRTVLTVLTGTVVALTCAMSLIRADYHYLWPGLVLLACTAAFSDLATVPYNAMLRQLSTAETSGRVSGFGSAAGYFGSVLLLLIVYLGLIQGDGDTRGLFGLPHDDGQNVRAAMLVTAAWFLLFALPLLVTSKVIDDGERPPAVGVLGAYRALWAEVVGEWRRDHHVVYYLLASAVFRDGLTGVFTFGAVLGVTVFGVSSADVLLFGVCACVIAAIGAVLGGLLDDRVGSKPIIVGSLAAMLVVGMALLNSSGPVAFWVCGLLLCLFVGPTQSSARTMMMRMSTEGKEGVAFGLYTTTGRAVSFLAPLMFSTFIDVFGANRAGLGGLLTVLALGLIGIVGVRVPGSRVSARSE, from the coding sequence ATGACCAACCCCGCGGCGACGCGCACCGCGGGACGGCTTCCCGTCGTCGCATGGGCACTGTGGGACTGCGGCGCCACCGGCGTGAACGCGATCGTCGTGACGTTCGTCTACGGGGTCTACCTGACGCAGCAGGTGGGCGCGGGACTGCCGGGACCGACGACGCCGGCGAGTTGGCTGGGCCGCGTGCTGACGATCGCCGGGTTGTGCGTCGCCGTGCTGGCGCCCGCGACCGGCGTGCTGGTCGACCCGCCGCACCGCCGCCGCACTGTGCTGACGGTCCTGACGGGTACGGTCGTCGCGCTGACCTGTGCGATGAGCCTCATCCGCGCCGACTACCACTATCTGTGGCCGGGCCTGGTGCTCCTGGCGTGCACGGCGGCGTTCAGCGACCTGGCCACCGTGCCGTACAACGCCATGCTGCGGCAGCTGTCCACGGCGGAGACCTCGGGCCGGGTCTCTGGATTCGGTTCGGCGGCAGGCTATTTCGGAAGCGTGCTACTGCTGCTCATCGTCTACCTCGGGTTGATCCAGGGTGACGGGGACACCCGCGGGCTGTTCGGTCTGCCGCACGACGACGGCCAGAACGTCCGGGCCGCCATGCTCGTGACGGCGGCCTGGTTCCTGCTGTTCGCCCTACCCCTGCTCGTCACGTCGAAGGTGATCGACGACGGCGAGCGGCCGCCCGCGGTCGGGGTGCTCGGCGCGTACCGGGCGTTGTGGGCCGAGGTCGTGGGGGAGTGGCGCCGCGACCACCACGTCGTGTATTACCTCCTCGCCAGCGCGGTGTTCCGCGACGGGTTGACGGGGGTGTTCACCTTCGGCGCCGTCCTCGGTGTGACGGTGTTCGGGGTGTCGTCGGCTGACGTGCTGCTGTTCGGGGTGTGCGCCTGCGTGATCGCCGCGATCGGCGCGGTCCTCGGCGGCCTCCTCGACGATCGGGTCGGGTCCAAGCCGATCATCGTCGGGTCGCTCGCCGCGATGCTGGTGGTGGGTATGGCGCTGCTGAATTCGTCCGGCCCCGTGGCATTTTGGGTCTGCGGGCTGCTGCTGTGCCTGTTCGTCGGGCCGACGCAGTCCTCGGCGCGCACGATGATGATGCGGATGTCCACGGAGGGCAAGGAGGGCGTGGCGTTCGGCCTCTACACGACCACGGGCCGGGCGGTGTCGTTCCTGGCGCCGCTGATGTTCTCCACGTTCATCGACGTATTCGGTGCCAACCGTGCGGGTCTCGGCGGCCTGCTGACCGTGCTGGCCCTCGGCCTGATCGGCATCGTGGGCGTGCGGGTGCCCGGGTCGCGGGTGTCAGCGCGTTCCGAGTGA